A genomic region of Halogeometricum rufum contains the following coding sequences:
- a CDS encoding alpha/beta fold hydrolase: protein MQVPHGATRRETTLDGLRISSLVAGEPSDPSVVLVHGGGLDSAELSWCELIPALSDDYRVYAVDLPGYGDSDPPERVPTTDYYVRVLERFLDAEGVESPALVGASLGGAISLGYALEHPDDVSALVAIDSYGLGGSVPGGPLGALFVRLPRLSEWSWRATARSRTLAYFAVRAIVAYGNVRRRVVDEVYEAAAENDGSAWRAFQRAEVGFTGPRTNYVDRLPDLAVPTLFVHGEDDRFVPSAWSVRAGSLVPDAEVRILPECGHWPPREQPQRVNSLVRLFLQSNMPVDM from the coding sequence ATGCAGGTCCCCCACGGCGCGACGAGACGCGAGACGACGCTCGACGGTCTCCGCATCTCCTCGCTGGTCGCCGGAGAACCGTCGGACCCGTCGGTCGTCCTCGTCCACGGCGGGGGACTCGACAGCGCCGAACTGTCGTGGTGCGAGCTGATACCGGCGCTGAGCGACGATTACCGCGTCTACGCCGTCGACCTCCCGGGGTACGGCGACAGCGACCCGCCCGAACGCGTCCCGACGACGGACTACTACGTGCGCGTCCTCGAACGGTTCCTCGACGCCGAGGGCGTCGAATCCCCCGCGCTCGTCGGCGCCTCCCTCGGCGGCGCCATCTCGCTCGGCTACGCCCTCGAACACCCCGACGACGTGTCGGCGCTGGTCGCCATCGACAGTTACGGGCTCGGCGGGTCGGTGCCCGGCGGTCCGCTCGGCGCGCTGTTCGTCCGCCTGCCCCGCCTCTCGGAGTGGTCGTGGCGCGCCACCGCGCGGAGTCGGACGCTCGCGTACTTCGCCGTCCGCGCCATCGTCGCCTACGGGAACGTCCGGCGACGCGTCGTGGACGAGGTGTACGAGGCGGCCGCCGAGAACGACGGGAGCGCGTGGCGCGCGTTTCAGCGGGCCGAAGTCGGCTTCACCGGCCCCCGGACGAACTACGTGGACCGACTCCCGGACCTCGCGGTGCCGACGCTGTTCGTCCACGGCGAGGACGACAGGTTCGTCCCCTCGGCGTGGTCGGTGCGCGCGGGGTCGCTGGTGCCCGACGCCGAGGTGCGAATCCTCCCGGAGTGCGGTCACTGGCCGCCCAGAGAACAGCCGCAGCGCGTGAACTCGCTCGTCCGCCTGTTCCTTCAGTCGAACATGCCGGTGGACATGTAG
- a CDS encoding PLP-dependent cysteine synthase family protein: protein MDANILETIGSPLVEVSSPEGATIAAKVESKNPGGSAKDRPALAMIEAAERAGEIAPGDRLVEPTSGNTGIGLAMVSAAKGYDLTIVMSASASKERREIMRAYGADIELVEGDISAAKDRADELEAEGMTQLRQFENEANPRAHYRTTAEEILEQVGDREIDALVAGVGTGGTLSGNGRRLREEFPEMEVVAVEPAENPVLSTGEAGSDDYQGMGPGFVSPNLDTDLIDHVETVPLEDAEAECRRLAREEGILVGQSSGASNLAAKRVAERLATPEANCPEPPERYVVEDVPEDGDARADGGPGRSESADDCPLVVTVFWDSGERYMSTGMFD, encoded by the coding sequence ATGGACGCCAACATTCTCGAAACCATCGGCTCCCCGCTGGTCGAGGTGTCGTCGCCCGAGGGCGCGACGATAGCGGCCAAGGTGGAGTCGAAGAACCCCGGCGGGTCGGCGAAGGACCGCCCGGCACTCGCCATGATCGAGGCGGCCGAACGCGCCGGCGAGATAGCGCCCGGCGACCGACTGGTCGAACCGACCAGCGGCAACACCGGCATCGGACTGGCGATGGTGTCCGCCGCGAAGGGGTACGACCTGACCATCGTCATGTCGGCGTCGGCCTCGAAGGAGCGACGCGAGATAATGCGCGCCTACGGCGCGGACATCGAACTCGTCGAGGGCGACATCTCCGCCGCGAAGGACCGAGCGGACGAACTGGAGGCCGAGGGGATGACCCAACTCCGTCAGTTCGAGAACGAGGCGAACCCCCGTGCGCACTACCGCACGACGGCCGAGGAGATTCTCGAACAGGTGGGCGACCGAGAGATAGACGCCCTCGTCGCCGGCGTCGGCACCGGCGGGACGCTCTCGGGCAACGGCCGTCGCCTCCGCGAGGAGTTCCCCGAGATGGAGGTCGTCGCCGTCGAACCCGCCGAGAACCCCGTCCTGTCGACGGGCGAGGCCGGCAGCGACGACTACCAGGGGATGGGACCGGGGTTCGTCAGCCCGAACCTCGACACGGACCTGATAGACCACGTGGAGACGGTCCCGCTCGAAGACGCCGAGGCCGAGTGTCGCCGCCTCGCCCGCGAGGAGGGCATCCTCGTCGGCCAGTCCTCGGGTGCGTCGAACCTCGCGGCCAAGCGCGTCGCCGAACGACTCGCCACGCCGGAGGCGAACTGCCCCGAACCGCCCGAACGCTACGTCGTCGAGGACGTGCCCGAGGACGGCGACGCCCGCGCGGACGGCGGCCCCGGCCGCTCCGAGTCGGCCGACGACTGCCCCCTCGTCGTCACGGTGTTCTGGGACAGCGGCGAGCGCTACATGTCCACCGGCATGTTCGACTGA
- a CDS encoding thioredoxin family protein, translating into MADAESGTLDTMQPNPAWDAASYEDAVDALAEDGLVFKVWGGDWCKDCRTQLPDFAAALRAAEVPEENVEHYPVEKADDGSKVGPLVEEYDVERIPTVVVEREGKEVARFVEEERVSVAVYLARRLSE; encoded by the coding sequence ATGGCCGACGCCGAATCCGGAACGCTCGACACGATGCAGCCGAACCCCGCGTGGGACGCCGCCTCCTACGAGGACGCAGTGGACGCCCTCGCCGAGGACGGACTCGTCTTCAAGGTGTGGGGCGGCGACTGGTGCAAAGACTGCCGCACTCAACTGCCGGACTTCGCCGCCGCCCTGCGGGCCGCGGAGGTACCCGAGGAGAACGTCGAACACTACCCCGTCGAGAAGGCCGACGACGGCAGCAAGGTCGGCCCCCTCGTCGAGGAGTACGACGTCGAACGCATCCCCACCGTCGTCGTCGAACGCGAGGGGAAGGAAGTCGCCCGCTTCGTCGAGGAGGAACGCGTCTCCGTCGCCGTCTACCTCGCCCGACGGCTCTCCGAGTAG
- a CDS encoding thioredoxin domain-containing protein — protein sequence MSDALGRNRLADEQSPYLQQHADNPVNWQPWDETALQAAREEDRPIFLSVGYSACHWCHVMADESFEDEAVAQVLNESYVPVKVDREERPDLDRIYQTICQLVSGGGGWPLSVWLTPQGKPFYVGTYFPKEERRDRGNVPGFLDLCRSFADAWENDREEIENRAEQWTSAIRDQLEETPDDPGESPGTEILGEVAKAAIRGADREYGGFGSGGPKFPQPGRVEALLRSSVHSGEDEPLAVAMETLDAMANGGLYDHVGGGFHRYATDRQWTVPHFEKMLYDNAEIPRAYLAAHRLTGRADYAEVARETFDFVARELRHPDGGFYSTLDAQSGGEEGTFYVWTPEQVRDALADETRADVFCDYYGVTSGGNFENGTTVLTVSTPVDEVAEAHGLTTEDVVDHLDAARETLFEARESRTRPPRDEKVLAGWNGLMISSLARGGLVLGDEYAELAADALEFVRDRLWDADERRLSRRFKDGDVKGAGYLEDYAFLARGAFDLYQTTGDVAHLAFAVDLAREIVASFYDEAAGTLYFTPADGEALVTRPQELQDQSTPSSVGVAVSLLSDLDAFAPDADFAAVAGTVLDTHADRIRGRPLEHVSLALAAEKRARGGSEVVVAADGLPESFRRSLAERYVPDAVLSVRPPTDDDLSPWLDALSLDEVPPVWRGREMRDGEPTVYACEGRACSPPAHSVEEALSWFEGGPDVDLDSDVDLDDVDADFD from the coding sequence ATGAGCGACGCGTTGGGGCGCAATCGGTTGGCCGACGAGCAGAGCCCGTACCTCCAGCAACACGCCGACAACCCGGTGAACTGGCAACCGTGGGACGAGACGGCCCTGCAGGCCGCCCGCGAGGAGGACCGCCCCATCTTCCTCTCGGTCGGCTACTCGGCGTGTCACTGGTGTCACGTCATGGCCGACGAGAGCTTCGAGGACGAGGCGGTGGCGCAGGTGCTGAACGAGTCGTACGTCCCGGTCAAGGTGGACAGAGAGGAGCGACCCGACCTGGACCGAATCTACCAGACCATCTGCCAACTCGTCTCCGGCGGCGGCGGGTGGCCCCTCTCCGTCTGGCTCACGCCGCAGGGCAAGCCGTTCTACGTCGGCACGTACTTCCCGAAGGAGGAACGGCGGGACAGGGGCAACGTCCCCGGCTTCCTCGACCTCTGCCGGTCGTTCGCCGACGCGTGGGAGAACGACCGCGAGGAGATAGAGAACCGCGCCGAGCAGTGGACGAGCGCGATTCGCGACCAACTGGAGGAGACGCCGGACGACCCGGGCGAGTCGCCCGGCACCGAGATTCTCGGCGAGGTGGCCAAGGCCGCCATCCGCGGCGCGGACCGCGAGTACGGCGGTTTCGGCTCCGGCGGCCCGAAGTTCCCCCAACCCGGCCGCGTCGAGGCCCTCCTCCGGTCGTCCGTCCACTCCGGCGAGGACGAACCGCTCGCCGTGGCGATGGAGACGCTGGACGCGATGGCGAACGGCGGCCTGTACGACCACGTCGGCGGCGGCTTCCACCGCTACGCGACCGACCGACAGTGGACCGTCCCGCACTTCGAGAAGATGCTGTACGACAACGCCGAGATTCCCCGCGCCTACCTCGCCGCGCACCGCCTCACGGGCCGCGCGGACTACGCCGAAGTCGCCCGCGAGACGTTCGACTTCGTCGCGCGGGAACTCCGCCACCCCGACGGCGGGTTCTACAGCACGCTCGACGCGCAGAGCGGCGGCGAGGAGGGGACGTTCTACGTCTGGACCCCCGAGCAGGTGCGGGATGCGCTGGCCGACGAGACGCGCGCCGACGTGTTCTGCGACTACTACGGCGTCACGTCCGGCGGGAACTTCGAGAACGGCACCACCGTCCTCACCGTCTCGACGCCGGTCGACGAGGTGGCCGAGGCGCACGGGCTGACGACCGAGGACGTCGTCGACCACCTCGACGCCGCCCGCGAGACGCTGTTCGAGGCCCGCGAGTCGCGGACGCGGCCGCCCCGCGACGAGAAGGTGCTGGCCGGCTGGAACGGCCTGATGATTTCGAGCCTCGCGCGCGGCGGCCTCGTCCTCGGCGACGAGTACGCCGAACTCGCGGCCGACGCGCTCGAGTTCGTCCGCGACCGCCTCTGGGACGCCGACGAGCGGAGGCTCTCCCGCCGGTTCAAGGACGGCGACGTGAAAGGTGCGGGCTACCTCGAGGACTACGCCTTCCTCGCCCGCGGCGCGTTCGACCTGTACCAGACCACGGGCGACGTGGCCCACCTCGCGTTCGCCGTCGACCTCGCCCGCGAAATCGTCGCGTCGTTCTACGACGAGGCGGCGGGGACGCTCTACTTCACCCCCGCCGACGGCGAAGCGCTCGTCACCCGGCCGCAGGAGCTACAGGACCAGTCGACGCCGTCCAGCGTCGGCGTCGCCGTCTCCCTGCTGTCGGACCTCGACGCCTTCGCCCCGGACGCCGACTTCGCCGCCGTCGCGGGGACGGTGCTCGACACGCACGCCGACCGCATCCGCGGCCGGCCGCTCGAACACGTCTCGCTGGCGCTGGCTGCCGAGAAGCGCGCCCGCGGCGGGTCCGAAGTCGTCGTCGCGGCCGACGGCCTGCCCGAGTCGTTCCGCCGGTCGCTGGCCGAACGCTACGTGCCCGACGCCGTCCTCTCGGTTCGGCCGCCGACGGACGACGACCTGTCGCCGTGGCTGGACGCGCTGAGTCTGGACGAGGTGCCGCCGGTCTGGCGGGGCCGGGAGATGCGCGACGGCGAACCGACCGTCTACGCCTGCGAGGGCCGCGCCTGTTCGCCGCCCGCCCACTCCGTCGAGGAAGCGCTCTCGTGGTTCGAGGGCGGCCCGGACGTGGACCTCGACTCGGACGTGGACTTGGACGACGTGGACGCGGACTTCGACTGA
- a CDS encoding PQQ-binding-like beta-propeller repeat protein, which translates to MVSRRRFLRLGAGAIAGATTTGCVGSPRRGDGTASADTANATESAPNGADDAPTTTPGDLPTWSPDWTLSFDDWHVLGLDAADAADAGGPLYVTLSRDGGDSAVAAVDPGDRSVRWRTPMDGEAVGGSHASYQRIARGGWGVTLDSDTVYAVAGRADEREWTALHAFDRASGDERWSLERDRELGVAGVSAGLLVATGLEFFPPADETPMSHQTPEEPLTTVVYGVDPTDGTVAWERTFAAVDDVAVGEWGVVVATDGGLVALGRDGARRFTVGDGPATRVEVAGDRAFVLTGEDEGATLSGVAANGDVDWRYDAPVHELRLAGDRLYAGGDAVVAVDADGTVVWRDDDYGQWLLFDPDGDTLYTRSGVRQDAATAYDAAGGERWTFAPPSNNAWPEAATNDSLVATAITAEDADDPFKTVYAVDSAGEATASFGRDTVFDAVGVADTAYLADGRSTLLALTP; encoded by the coding sequence ATGGTCTCTCGCAGACGCTTCCTCCGACTGGGCGCGGGCGCGATAGCGGGGGCGACGACGACCGGGTGCGTCGGCAGTCCACGCCGCGGCGACGGCACCGCCTCGGCCGACACCGCCAACGCGACCGAATCGGCCCCGAACGGGGCCGACGACGCCCCGACGACGACGCCCGGCGACCTACCGACGTGGTCGCCCGACTGGACGCTGTCGTTCGACGACTGGCACGTCTTGGGTCTGGACGCCGCCGACGCCGCGGACGCCGGCGGGCCCCTGTACGTGACGCTGAGTCGGGACGGCGGCGACTCGGCCGTCGCGGCCGTCGACCCCGGCGACCGGTCGGTCCGGTGGCGAACGCCGATGGACGGCGAGGCGGTCGGCGGGTCCCACGCCTCCTACCAGCGAATCGCCCGCGGCGGGTGGGGCGTGACGCTCGACAGCGACACCGTCTACGCGGTGGCCGGCCGGGCCGACGAACGGGAGTGGACCGCCCTCCACGCGTTCGACCGGGCGTCCGGCGACGAACGGTGGTCGCTGGAACGCGACCGGGAACTCGGCGTCGCGGGCGTCTCCGCGGGCCTCCTCGTCGCCACCGGTCTGGAGTTCTTCCCGCCGGCCGACGAGACGCCGATGAGCCATCAGACGCCCGAGGAACCGCTCACGACGGTCGTCTACGGGGTCGACCCCACCGACGGAACGGTCGCGTGGGAACGGACGTTCGCCGCCGTCGACGACGTCGCCGTCGGCGAGTGGGGCGTCGTCGTCGCCACCGACGGCGGACTGGTCGCCCTCGGCCGCGACGGTGCGAGGCGCTTCACCGTCGGCGACGGCCCGGCGACGCGGGTCGAAGTCGCCGGCGACCGAGCGTTCGTCCTCACCGGCGAGGACGAGGGGGCGACCCTGTCCGGCGTCGCGGCGAACGGCGACGTGGACTGGCGGTACGACGCGCCGGTCCACGAACTCCGCCTCGCCGGCGACCGACTGTACGCCGGCGGCGACGCCGTCGTCGCAGTCGACGCCGACGGCACCGTCGTCTGGCGCGACGACGACTACGGGCAGTGGTTGCTCTTCGACCCCGACGGCGACACGCTCTACACCCGGTCCGGCGTCCGGCAGGACGCCGCGACGGCGTACGACGCCGCGGGCGGCGAACGCTGGACGTTCGCCCCGCCGTCGAACAACGCGTGGCCGGAGGCGGCGACGAACGACTCGCTGGTCGCCACCGCCATCACCGCCGAGGACGCCGACGACCCGTTCAAGACCGTCTACGCCGTCGACTCCGCGGGCGAGGCCACCGCCTCGTTCGGCCGCGACACCGTCTTCGACGCCGTCGGCGTCGCCGACACCGCCTACCTCGCCGACGGCCGGTCGACCCTCCTCGCCCTGACGCCCTGA
- the purD gene encoding phosphoribosylamine--glycine ligase produces the protein MTETALLVGGGGREHAIARALTASPDCELYACASNRNPGIASLAAGFEQVSETAADDIVAYATEVGADVAVVGPESALEAGVADALDDAGVYTFGPRADDARIETDKAFQREFMAEESIPGCPDFAVFEDTEAACEYVDDYDGDLAVKPAGLTGGKGVKVTGDQVTKEEAKAYLRDSDYDEVVLEERLVGEEFTVQAFVANGDVRPTPAVQDHKRAYEGDEGPNTGGMGSYSDAAAELPFMSFDDYAAAVEILEATVAALDDYKGVLYGQFMLTAEGVKVVEFNARFGDPEAMNTLPVLETPFLDVVTAGRDGDELPELEFAGKATVCKYAVPDGYPADPDSGARIEVDEENVGDALLFYASVDAREDGLYTTTSRSFAVVGVEDTIEAAERSAEAGLAAAGEGLRVRHDIGKPELVQRRIDHVAELRDE, from the coding sequence ATGACGGAGACGGCGCTTCTCGTCGGCGGCGGCGGCCGCGAACACGCCATCGCGCGTGCGTTGACTGCCAGCCCCGACTGCGAACTGTACGCGTGTGCGAGCAACCGCAACCCCGGCATCGCGTCGCTCGCGGCCGGGTTCGAGCAGGTGTCGGAGACGGCGGCCGACGACATCGTCGCCTACGCGACCGAGGTGGGCGCGGACGTGGCCGTCGTCGGCCCCGAGTCGGCCCTCGAAGCGGGCGTCGCGGACGCCCTCGACGACGCCGGCGTCTACACGTTCGGCCCGCGGGCCGACGACGCCCGCATCGAGACGGACAAGGCGTTCCAACGGGAGTTCATGGCCGAAGAGTCGATTCCGGGCTGCCCCGACTTCGCCGTGTTCGAGGACACCGAGGCCGCCTGCGAGTACGTCGACGACTACGACGGCGACCTGGCGGTCAAGCCCGCCGGTCTGACCGGCGGCAAGGGCGTGAAGGTCACCGGCGACCAGGTGACGAAAGAGGAAGCCAAAGCGTACCTGCGCGACTCCGACTACGACGAAGTCGTCCTCGAAGAGCGACTCGTCGGCGAGGAGTTCACCGTGCAGGCGTTCGTGGCGAACGGCGACGTGCGCCCGACGCCCGCCGTACAGGACCACAAGCGCGCCTACGAGGGCGACGAGGGGCCGAACACCGGCGGCATGGGCAGTTACAGCGACGCCGCCGCGGAACTGCCGTTCATGTCGTTCGACGACTACGCGGCGGCCGTCGAGATTCTGGAAGCCACCGTGGCGGCGTTGGACGACTACAAGGGCGTCCTCTACGGCCAGTTCATGCTCACGGCCGAGGGCGTGAAGGTGGTGGAGTTCAACGCCCGGTTCGGCGACCCCGAGGCGATGAACACGCTGCCCGTCCTCGAGACGCCGTTCCTCGACGTGGTGACGGCCGGCCGCGACGGCGACGAACTGCCGGAACTCGAGTTCGCGGGCAAGGCGACGGTGTGCAAGTACGCCGTCCCCGACGGCTACCCGGCGGACCCCGATTCGGGGGCGCGCATCGAGGTGGACGAGGAGAACGTCGGCGACGCCCTCCTGTTCTACGCCAGCGTCGACGCCCGCGAGGACGGCCTCTACACGACCACCTCGCGGTCGTTCGCCGTCGTCGGCGTCGAAGACACCATCGAGGCGGCCGAACGGTCGGCGGAGGCGGGACTCGCCGCGGCGGGCGAGGGCCTGCGCGTCCGGCACGACATCGGTAAGCCCGAACTCGTGCAACGCCGCATCGACCACGTGGCCGAGTTGCGCGACGAGTAA
- a CDS encoding CPBP family intramembrane glutamic endopeptidase encodes MDDTRGVDDGGRNDDNGRSDGDGGRNDDNGRSDGDGGRNDDNGRSDGDDGRGRDGQVARLRGRGVGSPWAFPVVYLGWTYAWWALVVASGESVWSFPNVAFFLVGGLSPVIAGLGLTWLASGRTGLRDLWRRLTDVRRVRPRWWAAALLVYPALNLVVAGVGLVTGVTDAPLEVAGLDRLLDPIGLFGLLAFSLLLPLPEEVGLRGYWLDRLQARWTALVASLVLGVTWAAWHVPLLFMEGYYSTTTFQPEPVPFLGSIVFGAVLYTWLYNNTGRSLLVVVAFHFSGNLAGELVGLTPALYGYGFAATAVAALFVTVWWGGGTLRRGEEPVSDPA; translated from the coding sequence ATGGACGACACGCGCGGCGTCGACGACGGCGGACGCAACGACGACAACGGACGTAGCGACGGCGACGGCGGACGCAACGACGACAACGGACGTAGCGACGGCGACGGCGGACGCAACGACGACAACGGACGTAGCGACGGCGACGACGGACGCGGGCGGGACGGACAGGTCGCCCGACTCCGCGGCCGCGGCGTCGGTTCGCCGTGGGCGTTCCCCGTCGTCTATCTCGGTTGGACGTACGCCTGGTGGGCGCTCGTCGTCGCTTCCGGGGAGTCGGTGTGGTCGTTCCCGAACGTGGCGTTCTTCCTCGTCGGGGGTCTCAGCCCCGTCATCGCCGGACTGGGTCTCACGTGGCTCGCCAGCGGACGGACCGGACTCCGTGACCTGTGGCGTCGGCTGACCGACGTGCGTCGCGTCCGTCCGCGCTGGTGGGCGGCGGCGCTGCTGGTCTACCCCGCGCTCAACCTCGTCGTCGCCGGCGTGGGCCTGGTCACCGGCGTCACGGACGCACCGCTCGAAGTCGCCGGCCTCGACCGCCTCCTCGACCCGATAGGGCTGTTCGGCCTCCTCGCGTTCTCGCTGCTGCTCCCGTTGCCCGAGGAAGTCGGCCTGCGGGGGTACTGGCTCGACCGGCTTCAGGCGCGGTGGACGGCGCTCGTCGCCAGCCTCGTCCTCGGGGTGACGTGGGCGGCGTGGCACGTGCCCCTGTTGTTCATGGAGGGGTACTACAGCACGACGACGTTCCAGCCCGAACCGGTCCCGTTCCTCGGGAGCATCGTGTTCGGCGCGGTGCTCTACACGTGGCTGTACAACAACACCGGCCGGAGCCTGCTGGTCGTCGTCGCCTTTCACTTCTCGGGTAACCTCGCCGGTGAACTCGTCGGGCTGACGCCCGCCCTGTACGGCTACGGGTTCGCCGCGACGGCCGTCGCAGCGCTCTTCGTCACCGTCTGGTGGGGCGGGGGCACGCTTCGGCGCGGGGAGGAACCGGTCTCCGACCCGGCGTGA
- a CDS encoding acyltransferase — protein sequence MSDDNDAAGGRHHRVQRHPTPGPLNSLQYWTDAKPVWRVVLNYLLVWVARIAPFLRWKNWALRRLGVTVGRGVSWGLEATPDVFWPELITLGDDVIVGYDSVILCHEFLQDEYRTGEVVVEDRAMIGAKAVLLPGVRVGEGAQVAANSLVTRDVPPGTTVAGVPARPMSGAELDDGDDADAGTDAGDGA from the coding sequence GTGAGCGACGACAACGACGCGGCGGGCGGCCGACACCACCGAGTGCAGCGCCATCCGACGCCCGGACCGCTGAACTCCCTGCAGTACTGGACGGACGCCAAGCCCGTCTGGCGAGTCGTCCTGAACTACCTCCTCGTGTGGGTGGCGCGTATCGCCCCCTTCCTCCGGTGGAAGAACTGGGCGCTGCGCCGACTCGGCGTCACCGTCGGCCGCGGCGTCTCGTGGGGGCTGGAGGCGACGCCGGACGTGTTCTGGCCGGAACTCATCACGCTCGGCGACGACGTCATCGTCGGCTACGACTCGGTCATCCTCTGTCACGAGTTCCTGCAGGACGAGTACCGCACCGGCGAAGTCGTCGTCGAAGACCGGGCGATGATCGGCGCGAAGGCCGTGCTCCTGCCGGGCGTCCGCGTCGGCGAGGGCGCGCAGGTGGCCGCGAACTCCCTCGTCACGCGGGACGTGCCGCCGGGGACGACGGTGGCGGGCGTCCCCGCGCGGCCGATGTCGGGCGCGGAACTGGACGACGGAGACGACGCGGACGCCGGAACCGACGCGGGCGACGGCGCGTGA
- a CDS encoding sensor histidine kinase yields the protein MDWSSDDEHRLGGNVYREAFRSTGAPVLIADTNFVIRDVNASGLQFLGYDSGDLVGESAAVISGDDRIYEDIVDHLSRGETWSGKFVAETRSGEKVYGRGSAAPIVVDGTVEGTVAIFVDTTKQQQYENASEVLNRLLRHDLRNELNVMYGHVQRAQSETSSDEAAESLERAQEKILQIVHKTERARDLRDLLERSHDASNRPVRLDIVLNNTLVEVMQEFPEAEFNFEVFPEVVVRADDLLSAAVEAVLENAVAHNDADDPVVEVSVEVRDDHVVLAVADNGPGVPESQRDLIFGREEYDQLHHGTGISLFFADSVFDSYGGDIWVEDNDPRGAVFKIRLTRP from the coding sequence GTGGATTGGAGTTCCGACGACGAACACCGTCTCGGCGGGAACGTCTACCGCGAGGCGTTCCGGAGCACCGGGGCTCCGGTTCTCATCGCCGACACGAATTTCGTCATCCGCGACGTCAACGCCAGCGGTCTGCAGTTTCTGGGCTACGACTCCGGTGACCTCGTCGGCGAGTCGGCGGCGGTCATCTCCGGCGACGACCGCATCTACGAGGACATCGTCGACCACCTCTCGCGCGGCGAGACGTGGTCCGGGAAGTTCGTCGCGGAGACGAGGTCGGGCGAGAAGGTGTACGGCCGCGGTTCCGCGGCGCCCATCGTCGTCGACGGCACCGTCGAAGGCACCGTCGCCATCTTCGTCGACACGACGAAACAGCAGCAGTACGAGAACGCCTCGGAGGTGCTGAACCGACTGCTCCGACACGACCTGCGCAACGAACTCAACGTGATGTACGGCCACGTCCAGCGAGCGCAGTCGGAGACGTCCAGCGACGAGGCCGCCGAGAGTCTGGAGCGAGCGCAGGAGAAGATACTCCAAATCGTCCACAAGACCGAACGGGCCCGCGACCTGCGGGACCTCTTGGAACGGTCCCACGACGCGTCGAACCGCCCGGTCCGCCTCGACATCGTCCTCAACAACACGCTGGTCGAGGTGATGCAGGAGTTCCCCGAGGCCGAGTTCAACTTCGAGGTGTTCCCCGAAGTCGTCGTCCGCGCCGACGACCTGCTGTCGGCCGCCGTCGAGGCGGTTCTGGAGAACGCCGTCGCGCACAACGACGCCGACGACCCGGTCGTCGAAGTCTCCGTCGAGGTACGCGACGACCACGTCGTCCTCGCCGTCGCGGACAACGGCCCCGGCGTCCCCGAGTCGCAACGCGACCTCATCTTCGGGCGCGAGGAGTACGACCAACTGCACCACGGGACGGGCATCAGCCTCTTCTTCGCCGACAGCGTCTTCGATAGCTACGGCGGCGACATCTGGGTCGAGGACAACGACCCCCGCGGCGCCGTCTTCAAGATTCGGCTCACGCGCCCCTGA
- a CDS encoding mechanosensitive ion channel family protein, with amino-acid sequence MTPAATLLQAESDPADSFFAELTDLLPRDVWFALVVLVAGFVVAIVLGTLTRRVLDGLGVPDAIEGTAFERTARNFDTSTVELLGWLVRYFVVGVAVLAALSIANVNYADRFWSQVVEFLPMLFFAVVILIVGIVVGDKVGLLVQERLRGVKLPQVGVIPAAAKYTVFFLAFLIALSQLGVATLALVVLLAAYLFAIVFLGGIAFADLLKSGAAGTYLLLTQPYAIGDEVRVGDTGGIVQEVDLFVTHIEDDGEEYIVPNRKVFEVGLVRLR; translated from the coding sequence ATGACGCCCGCGGCGACACTGCTGCAGGCGGAGAGCGACCCCGCGGATTCGTTCTTCGCCGAACTCACCGACCTGCTGCCCAGAGACGTCTGGTTCGCACTGGTCGTCCTCGTCGCCGGTTTCGTCGTCGCCATCGTCCTCGGCACGCTCACCCGCCGCGTTCTGGACGGACTCGGCGTCCCCGACGCCATCGAGGGGACGGCGTTCGAGCGGACGGCGCGGAACTTCGACACCTCGACGGTCGAACTCCTCGGCTGGCTGGTCCGCTACTTCGTCGTCGGCGTCGCCGTCCTCGCCGCGTTGTCCATCGCCAACGTGAACTACGCCGACCGGTTCTGGAGTCAGGTCGTCGAGTTCCTGCCGATGCTGTTCTTCGCGGTGGTCATCCTCATCGTCGGTATCGTCGTCGGCGACAAGGTCGGACTGCTGGTCCAAGAGCGACTGCGCGGCGTCAAACTCCCGCAGGTCGGCGTCATCCCCGCCGCCGCGAAGTACACCGTGTTCTTCCTCGCGTTCCTCATCGCCCTCTCGCAACTCGGGGTGGCGACGTTGGCGCTGGTCGTCCTCCTGGCGGCCTACCTGTTCGCAATCGTCTTCCTCGGCGGCATCGCCTTCGCGGACCTGCTCAAGTCGGGTGCGGCGGGGACGTACCTCCTCTTGACGCAACCGTACGCCATCGGCGACGAGGTTCGCGTCGGCGACACGGGCGGCATCGTCCAGGAGGTGGACCTGTTCGTCACGCACATCGAAGACGACGGCGAGGAGTACATCGTCCCCAACCGGAAGGTGTTCGAGGTGGGGCTCGTCCGCCTCCGATGA